The window TTCCTCACCGGGCGCGGCGCCATCCAGGCCTTCCTGGAGCGGAAGTGGGCCCGCGAGCTCGACTACCGCCTCGTCAAGGAGCTGTGGGCCTTCGCGGGCGACCGCATCGCGGTCCGCTTCGCCTATGAATGGCGGGACGATTCGGGCTCCTGGTTCCGCTCCTACGGCAATGAGAACTGGGAATTCGACGGGCACGGCCTCATGCGCCGCCGCATCGCCTCCATCAACGACCTGCCGATCGCCGAAGCCGACCGCAAGTTCCGCTGGCCGGCGGGACCGCGGCCCGCCGACCATCCGGGGCTGAGCGACCTCGGGCTGTGAAGCCGCGGTCGCCCGTCAGCGCGCCGGGGTCGGCAGATCCAGCGTGACGCTGCGGTCGTCGCGGCGGAGCACGACGGTGCGCGGGCGGATCTCGGACAGCGTCCACCCGTCGATCTGCCCGCCGAGGGCCACGCGCACCGGCGCGCCATCCTGCGGGCGCCGCACCAGGGCCACCCCGCCCCCCCCGCCCGCGATCACCCCGCTCAGCGTCAGGTCGGGGGCGGACGGCGCCGGCTCGGGCAGGACCGGGGGAGGCAGAGCGGCGAGGGGCGGCGGAGGGGGGCGGCGGCTCGGCGAGAAGAGCGGGCGCTCGACCATCGCCCGGAACTCCGCGGACGGGTCGGCTCGCGTCGGCGAGGCCGATGCGGCCAGGGCCGCGGCCAGCGCGGCACGACGGATCGAGTCTGCCCTCAAAACGGCCCCCTCCCGCGCCTTCCGTCGCTGGATAGCACGGGGCGCCGCCGGGGCGATACGCCCAGCGGATCGGGCGCGCAGCCGCCGGGCCCGCGCGTGTCGCGCCGGACTTGATGTAAGTTGATGCAAATAAGCCACAAGATCGGCCGAGGCGCACAGAATTTCGACGCAATGCGGCCCGCGTTCTTGTCACGACGCGGTCGTCCACTAGCCTTCCTATGGGCACGGGGATCGCCGGCGGAGCGACGACCGCACCGCCGAGCCGAACCACCAGGGAGACGAACAGCCATGCAGGACAAACGAGACCACGGAGCGGAAGCCGCTCAGCCGGCGATCGACCTCGAGGCCGGCCGCCGCGCCTTCCTCCGGACGGCGGGCATGGGGACCGCCCTCGCCGCCCTGGCCGCCGTCGGCACGACCGAGGCGAAGGCCGCCTCGGCCGACTACGACATCGCGATCCTCAACTTCGCGCTCAATCTCGAATACCTCGAAGCCGAGTTCTACCAGCGCGCCGTCTACGGCGTCGGCC is drawn from Lichenibacterium dinghuense and contains these coding sequences:
- a CDS encoding DUF1348 family protein, which codes for MTDRPPLPPFTAETAAIKVRRAEDAWNGRDPAAVARAYTEDSVWRNRAEFLTGRGAIQAFLERKWARELDYRLVKELWAFAGDRIAVRFAYEWRDDSGSWFRSYGNENWEFDGHGLMRRRIASINDLPIAEADRKFRWPAGPRPADHPGLSDLGL